AGTCCCAAGCGACCGGAGAGAATTCTTCCCAGTAAAAACAAAAGAAACAGAACACCGGCCAAGCCCAGGATCATTTTTAGCAGTAAGCGTCCGGGGCTAAATGCCGACCCATAAGTATGGGCCCTGGTAGTATCGCTCTGATCTGCCGGTAACTCTTGTTGCTGGGCAGTGGCCGCTTTGGCGTCCCTCTGAACTTCTGAGCACACTAAGACCAATAGTATTAGGATAACTAGTACTCTAACTGCTTTATCTCGAGAGTAGCGCATGGTCAAGACCCCTTAATTTAAATTTTTGCGCACTGCCTCGATAACTCGCTCCGGTTGAAACGGCTTAACGATAAAATCCCGTGCTCCGGCCTGAATAGCCTCAATTACCATAGCCTGCTGACCCATGGCACTGCACATAACAATTCGGGCTTCCGGATCAATCTTCCTTATTTTCTTAACCGCGGTAATTCCGTCCATCTCAGGCATAGTGATGTCCATAGTCACCAAATCCGGTTGCGTTTCTTTGTAGCGTTCTATGGCCAAAACCCCATTCGGGGCCTCGCCGGCGATCTCATAGCCATTCTTGACTAAAATATCTTTGAGCATCATCCGCATAAAAGCTGCATCATCTACAATGAGAATTCTATTACTCACTTTTTACCCTCCCGCTCTTATTGCAACTGTTTTACCCGTTCCACCGGGGTAAGAATGTCGGTTATCCGAACGCCAAAGTTCTCGTCGATAACAACTACTTCACCCCGAGCTACCAGCTTGCTGTTCACCACCACATCAACAGGCTCACCAGCCAGCTTATCCAGTTCAATCACGGACCCAACGCCGAGCTCAAGCACATCCTTGATCAGTCTTTTGGTACGTCCAAGTTCTACTGTCACCTCCAGTGGGATATCCAACAAGAGATCTAGATTAGTGCCTACCGAAGAAGGCTGCTCAGCAGTGAGTGGAGCAAAGGCTACCGGTTGAACCACCACTTTTTCCTGGGGTAAAGGCGTAGCCTTGGCTGTAGGGGCTGAAGGTTGCGCCGACACGGCCGCCTGCTCTGGCCGATCAGGTTGCCCAGCGGGTGCTGAAACCGTTTGGCCGCTGACCAGCTCGCGTACATCCGGGCTGCCACTTACGCTGTCAGCCAGCGACCCCATAAGCGTAGCCACCATTTCCTTGGCAAAATCCAGAGGCAGGATTTGCATAATCTCTGTATCAGCTAAGCTACCTATGGTCATAGCAAATGATATCTGAACCAAGGGTTGCTTCCCATTCACTGCCGCCAGCTCAGTTTCGG
Above is a genomic segment from Bacillota bacterium containing:
- a CDS encoding response regulator, which encodes MSNRILIVDDAAFMRMMLKDILVKNGYEIAGEAPNGVLAIERYKETQPDLVTMDITMPEMDGITAVKKIRKIDPEARIVMCSAMGQQAMVIEAIQAGARDFIVKPFQPERVIEAVRKNLN
- the fliY gene encoding flagellar motor switch phosphatase FliY, coding for MVADKLLSQEEVDAILKAGIQNEDENPYLDHVETDALGEIGNIAMGTAATTLSMLLGQEVKITTPRVFITTEKKLRQDYPYPYVLLEVSYVQGLQGTNLLVVQEKDAILISELMMGGSELPPNIQELDEMRLSAVGEAMNQMMGSSATAISTVFDQRIRISPPNIHYINLAETELAAVNGKQPLVQISFAMTIGSLADTEIMQILPLDFAKEMVATLMGSLADSVSGSPDVRELVSGQTVSAPAGQPDRPEQAAVSAQPSAPTAKATPLPQEKVVVQPVAFAPLTAEQPSSVGTNLDLLLDIPLEVTVELGRTKRLIKDVLELGVGSVIELDKLAGEPVDVVVNSKLVARGEVVVIDENFGVRITDILTPVERVKQLQ